A genomic window from Purpureocillium takamizusanense chromosome 2, complete sequence includes:
- a CDS encoding uncharacterized protein (EggNog:ENOG503NWXD~TransMembrane:1 (o43-64i)~COG:G): MSSAPVLLDAVSPRTRPAADSSLPPPRKAPVTRTGVPDGGLRAWLVVLGSFMALLTSLGLLNSLDVFQDYYRNKWLDDSNFEWI; encoded by the exons ATGTCATCGGCGCCCGTGCTCTTGGACGCCGTCTCTCCCCGCACGCGTCCTGCGGCTGACagctcgctgccgccgccccgtaAGGCACCAGTCACGAGAACCGGCGTCCCGGATGGCGGCCTTCGCGCCTGGCTGGTAGTCTTGGGCAGCTTCATGGCGCTCTTGACCTCTCTCG GTCTCCTGAACTCGCTCGACGTCTTTCAAGACTACTACAGAAACAAATGGCTAGATGATTCCAATTTCGAGTGGATCTAG
- a CDS encoding uncharacterized protein (EggNog:ENOG503NWXD~TransMembrane:3 (i32-52o67-86i116-135o)~COG:G): MFYVGGLAAGPIFDRYYPCCASICQWFYEKRGLALGLTMSGSAVGGAAWPFLIEQFLSKVKLEEPRVHRIIFGISMMVLPPAILLVRERRDAAGHDASGQETASSEKGVVKALFKLRFLALCGCLTLLYSQVHIYSYNAQRHGR; the protein is encoded by the exons ATGTTCTATGTCGGAGGGCTCGCGGCCGGTCCCATCTTCGACCG ATACTATCCCTGCTGTGCCTCCATCTGCCAATGGTTCTATGAGAAACgcggcctggcgctgggATTGACCATGTCCGGCTCGGCGGTGGGCGGTGCGGCCTGGCCCTTCCTCATCGAACAGTTCCTGTCCAAGGTCAAGCTCGAAGAGCCGAGGGTCCATCGGATCATCTTTGGCATATCCATGAtggtgttgccgccggcgattCTTCTCGTTCGGGAGCGTCGAGACGCCGCTGGACACGATGCGTCAGGCCAAGAGACGGCCTCTTCCGAAAAGGGGGTCGTAAAGGCACTCTTCAAACTTCGGTTTCTTGCTCTGTGCGGCTGTTTGACGCTCCTGTATAGTCAGGTGCACATCTACTCTTACAATGCACAGCGGCATGGCCGGTAG